The DNA window GCCAGCAAGCTTTCACTTAGCCAGGGTTGCTCCATGCTTTGGTCACTCaggtgtttctgtgctgtgtctggAGAGGACACACCGAGTCCAGGCTTCCAGTGTCAGTGTGTGCTCAGGGCTTTCATAGCTCAGCTGAGCAGGTTGAtcttgctgctgcctcagaCTCATCCTCATTTTGTGCGTAGCACTTTGTTAAATGTCCGTCGAATAAACTCAGTCTTAGGCAGTTAAAATGCCTTGCTTTTCTTGTGTTGTGCTAATGATGCACAACATTTATTTGCTAATCAATGCAAATCAATGGAAGTGCCTTTCTCTAAAGATGCTGCAAGAAGTTCCTGTAACTGAGGCAGAGTGTGCTGGTCCCTCCCCTGACTCTGTGCTGAAGACTGCCAGGCTAAGCCACTGTTGGTAGCAAAGTGTATTTCCAATGAGATTGTGATAAGGCAGACGTTTAAATGTTAgaatttgtgtttcttttctttgctgaagaCTTGTTTAGCTCTACAAAAGTATTGTGATAAGCATGCAGAAGGCATTagtccctgcagagcagaagtGTGAGATTATTTCAAATTCAATCTTTAGAtgtcacagaaaagaaacatttcaggAGTCTTAAAGTTGCTTATAAGTTTCCATTACTGGAAAACCTTTTCACCAGGGAAGATTAAAACATATCTGAACTTACCTGCTTGTTTTGTGCACATTTGGCTTTTCAAGAAAGCAGCATCTGCTACAAATTGTTTCCTTTGTATTTAATGTTTTGTAATCCATTAAGAGCAAGATAACAGGCTTTGTGTAATTGAGGATGTATGACAGAGATGTTCTTAATAGTACTGTTAGATAAAGCATAGTTCCTGGCTGAACTCTTTTTATAATGAATCCTAAAAAAAACATGTCCTGTCAGAGATTCCTATTGCTGGTATTCAAACCTATTTCACTGTTTGGGTTGTGTGGTAAATGACTTCTGAATAAGTATTTATTTTGACAGATGAGAACCAGAACCTAAGCTTGATGCTTAGAGACGGCTTCAGAAGCAGAAACGTTGTGCTGAATTTTATCTATAATACATATAAAACATGAAATTGTAAAAATATCCAGATATGTGAACATGTGCAATTAAGGTACACAGAGTACTCTGCAACTCAGACTGGATGAGACTGTATCATTCATTACCTTGCAGAAAAAGTTCCTGTAGACTTTAAAGAATTCTttactattttctttttgttgatAATCAAATGCAAGGCTGAAGTAATATTATAGGTGTGTTTTTATTCCTTAAAGATATGAGgtgttttaaaattctgaacAGTCTTCAGTCTGATTTTGTATTTGTTAATTCCAGTAATTTTAAACCCAAAGCCATTTTACCCTTAAGTATGCAGAGTACCTCAATAtgtttccaaatattttcaggCTAGTATTACTTGTAAGTACAAAATGTTCTTATTCACTATTCAGTTTAGGTTTTACTGAGAAATTGCGCAAGCACTTCTGTAGAAGACAAAGCACTTCCATTTCTCCAGTGTTACATTCACATAAGAAATCTATCTTTGGAGTGGTGCACTCAATTGTTAACTGTTTTTGAAGATTAATAATTTGggctttttcttgtttcttttgcaCAGTGCCTTTGGTGTTACACCAACAGCACATGCATTGATTACCCTGTGAGAAGTATTTTCCCACCGTCTTCATTGTGCTCTCTCTCAGATGCTCGATGGGGAGTTTGCTGGAGTAGGTACTAATTTTACTTTTGCTGTAGAGAATTGTTTATAAGTATGATTAAAGTCAGCTTGCTGGAGCTGTTTCCTGATAATTTATTTGGAGGTGCAGGGTGAGGAGGCAGTGGTTATGCTTTGAAGCCATAGCACCAATCAGTGTAGGTATGGTGATGGAATggctttaaaacatttttactttctttaagATTTCTGAAAGCATTGGATGATTTGTCTAGATCCACACTTGTATTATATTCCAATGGCAGCAGTGGACCAATACCACAGGAATAGAGTCACACAGAAATTCTTGAACGCTGTTTTTGCTTAAACAACTGAAATAACAATGTAATTGATGGGTACCAAAGGCAATGTAGATAAGGTTAAGAAGGAGCATGCATGGTGCCACTGTGGGTTGTAATCCTGCATGGTGTAATTGTTCTTCAGTTTCCATTTGCTGTGCATGTTTTACTACAAAATACACAACTGAGCATATGCTGCCATCAGGGTGAAATATTTGGAGGACTGGAACAGAGAACACCTAAGGCATGAGAAAGCTGCTTGTGTGAAGCAGGAGTACAGCTTAGTCCAGCAGAGCAAACACTAGctgctttctgtgtgtttgtgcatgGACAGCAGGAGGCTAAAGGACAAAAACAAGTGGGGGTGAACTGTCAGTGACAATGCTGACTGGAGAAAGTTACCGTGCTTAGGGCAGAGAGATTTTGCAGTAGTCTGTATTAGGGTAGCAGAAGTAGGAGATTGCTGTTAAAGTGGAGcatgcaagtttctgagcacTACCACTTAATGCCTGCTGCAGAGTGACTAGATGAAAAAGTACAGGTGAACTTCATCAATTCTGTGTTCTTAGAGAAGGgctttgtgctttgttttctgagaaCAGGCATTTGTACTTAAACTTTTGTTGGAGTTTTTTAGACTATGATAAGAATATAATTTCAGTGATAAAACTCACTTTTAAGAAAACTGGGCTTTTATTATGACATTTTAGCAGACTTTTTTCTGGAAGTGTGGAGGGCTCACTCCTGCCAGTATCTGAGTACTTCACACATCTGCTtgcttcctccctctctcccatgGCCCCAGTGggatggaggaagaaaaagcaacaagAGCAGAAAACCTCCTTGATAgagataaaggcagtttaaaaagggaaggaaaaggagggagaggaaaaaaaccacaatttttttAACCCCCCCTCACAGGCAGACATGCTCAGCCAGTTCTCAAACAATGAGTGCCCGTTGGAATTGGCTTTCCCTTTGGAAGCCAGTTCTGCCCTCTACTTTCCTGTCCTTTacctcagatttttttccctgaccaTGACATTGTCTGGTGGCCAGTTTGGCTCAAGCATTCTGTCTGCATCCCCTCCTGACCTCTCTCACTCTCTTGCCTGTGGTCCAGCCCTACTCACTGGGGGGAACAAAGGGAAGGGGGCAGGGGACAGGTGGGAAGATATTTTGGTGCTCTTCAAGcctgttcagcagcagctgaaacaTTGGTGTGTTACCAGCATGTTTGAGCCAGAAATCCAAACCCAGCATCAAACGAGCTGCTGTGAAGTAAGTTAACACTCTCAAACACACCAGGTAGAGAAACAAGTTCTTTTCTACTGATACTCATGGTGGTCTTGGCAGTTTactgctgctgtggaaatggCTTCTATGTTTTGTGCCATTTGTGTTTCTAGATTGACTGTAGCTTAAACACAGAATGAAAACTTCATAATGGAGCACAttctcagtaaaaaaaaagtagaaaaaaaacccaaaccagaacAACAAAAACGCTCTCAAATATGCATTTCCTTAATAGGTTTTTTACAAATTTCAAGCAGCAATATGCAATAGGGTTATATGGTCTTATTGAGACTGTCCCTgacaaacacagcaggaaaattaaTTAACTTGTGAAGGtggtgttgattttttttttcttcaagcaaataaaattaagagATGAATGTTGTTCACCATTGCTGAAAATAAAGGTGAGTAGTGCAGCTTTCAAAGTCAAAAACAAATTACTGGCTTCCAGTTACAATTTTATATGAATTACATGTGTTGACAGATTATTAATCATAGTGAAGTGAAGAACAGTGTAATACAAAGTAGCTTAATTGTGTTGGGTGTTTTCCTGAATAGTAAGCAAATGAAATAGGTACTGTTGCCAGGAGTGTAGACTGAAAACTGATGGTCTTTTCCTTCACTTTAATAGGtccaaaaaaacattttttgcttCAGTTAAGTACtatacttttgaaaaaaaaaattgtttaaagcaatttttttgaaaaattcttGCTTTATGGGATAAAGTGTATTTGTTTGTAACCTGTAGGGAAGTAGCAGATTGAGAAATGTGGTTTTACTAAATGTCTGTTCAGTGTAGATTATGCATAATAGCAAAGTTTTAATGTGGTATACTGCATTTTATCTGGGGTAGCTCAACAGAATTGTGTTTTGCATATAGGGATGAAAAAGCatgtgggaaggaagggaagagttATCAGAAAGATGAATGTTACTGATGGAGTCTAACAAGCTGAATATATTCATGTTTTTCAGTAAACTTTGAGGCTTTACTGATTGCTATGGCTGTGGTAGCTGGGCTCATTCTGGTGTCCCTCACAGTCTGCTGCTGTTACTGCTGTTACTGCAGAAGGCGTTCCAGGAGGAGGAGGTAAACgtgcatttgttttctttaccaACACTGGTCCTGCCCTTCCCTATCTACCTACAAGTTTTACTCTCCTTTACTTACActaagaatattttcatttggaagCAGTTTTGATCACTTTGCTTTATTTGTTTGAGAAAGATAGCAAGATAAGAGATATTTAGTGACAAGTAGTATGACACTGGAAATGATGCTGGAATGACACTGAAGTGATTTTTCTAGTGGTAACAGCGCTGATGTGTCTGACTTCAGGTAAGCTGTTGCTTTACACTTCTACATTTTACACTTTCTTCTTAACATTGGACATAAAATCTCTCAGTGACCAGGTAAATCCTTGCTTCTTCTGATAATGgtgtaaataatttctttcaaggCAGGCTCATGGTACAGCAAAAAGGGACCAGGTGAGTAGAAAGTAACTGAGCAACAATGTCCTATATGGCACTTGGTATCCATCTTTCAGAGTTGCTCTAGGATCTGTCAGCAGTCCCTATATAAGGGATTAGCTGTCTTTGCCAATTCAAAAAGATATTCTACATGTAAGATAATACTTCTTTGCTCTAAGATACTAAGAataatttacttattttcaaGGAAAGTAGTGCTGCAAAAGTTAAATGTTCTTGAGATCTTGGAGAacttgtaaaattattttttaaactggtGTCTCTGAGTAGCTAATATTCTTAAAAGGAGGGAAGCAGTTGATGAGTAGGTAAAATAGTACTGCAGTGTGAAGTGGGACAGCACAACATGCTTCCCTTTATCAGTTAAAGTTTTAAAGCTTTCTGGACAGTGTAGTTTCAGCTACCTCTGctctttttgtctttcagtaCTTGTATGAATAAAAGTGGGGACCTTATTTCTTGGTTTGAAATTATTCCTATAAATTTTTACAATACCTTTGACTTGTTCCTGTTTGagatttggttttggtttttttaaaagaacttaTGTAACTGAACATTGTTTAGTGCTGACCTTAAAGCCAGAAAAATATGGTACATCTGTGGCtttaaagaaatgagaaaataattgtaaataacatctcattcctttctttcttccctgaGAAAGAAGCTTGTACCTGTTTGTTGGTAGGCTGGTATAGCAAATCTGCCCAAGTGCAAAAATGAATACTCTTTAGCCCTGTGCTGATAAGCCCTGGAGATGTAAAGAACAGGTTTATATATTACATGAGATCTGCCAGCATCCTCTGCAGAACAACTGAGTAGGCCCCTGTAGCTGACATGTCAGCAAATAAAGCTTGAATCCTGTGAAAAGAGATACTTGTGCTGGACTTCAGTTTTAGTAGCTAAGTTGTCCATCAGTACTGTAACATCTAATTCTAAAAATAGAGGGTTAGTTAAGAGTCATCTTATGGCAATATTCCAATGGTGTCAAGCTTAATCTTGTGACCCTTAGAGGATTTAAAGGTCTTGTCAATCTGGGGTCCAGCTTATTTCAGGAGGAGTCAGAATGTGTTATTACACTCAAGCCTGGTACATTATTTGCTTTAAGCCCAGTGGTTCTCAGCAGGAAttcttttgctctcttcttCCTTATTTTTGGGGACTTATTTTCCAcaaatgaaactttttttttttttttttttttttttgtgaatgggaggaaggaagggtTGTGGAAATGTAGTACTAGATCTGTTTAGCTGATTCCTTTTGAGGTCTGAGCTCTAAGGTGTAACCTTGTTTTGCAGAAGTATCAGTGTTTCTTTAGGGAATTCTtaagctgggggtgtttagaTGTTTGAGAAGCCTGAACTTAGGTTTTCCTTGAACACAGAGAATACTTCAGTGCATCAGCCCCCACATCAGTAATGTAGTTGGCTCATCTGTGTCCATCCTACCACAGGAATTCTAGGAATATTGGTGcatagtttttgttttttatcctGTGATTTTGGACTTCTTAGAGTCTGGTTCCTTGTACTTGACAGTTCTATGAACAGCTATTATTTGTGAAACTACTAAATAGACTCTCAGGAACTTCTGTTGTCAACCATGTTTGTATTTGTATAATCTCAAACTTTCTGAATTTGGAAGAACAATTCATTCCAAGTATCCAGAAATCAGAATACTGTTTAATTACAGggaagaaatgtattttctgaaTCATATATCAACATTTGATTTGTTTGATGCTTTCATATTTTGCAACACCAATTGTCAAGATTATTGCATAGTTATAAGACATGAGGTCTCCAGTAAAGCAGTTTTACAGAAGGGTGCCCAAGAATGGGAGCTTTTAGTCATGCTGGACATGCTGATGTGGAGACTTGATTAGTTTTCTAAAAGAGTCTAACattgttttcaaataaaagtgACCTGTTTGTGTTTCCTGCTCCCCcaagttttttttaattctttaggTGGAAAAAGCTGGGACTAAGAAATTTGTTTGTGAAACATTGCATGGATTCTTAAGTACTGGCTTgtattgaaataaataaaatattgagaCAGATATATGGACTGTTTTGAGCACATGAAGGAATTGAGTTCATATTTCCAGAGCTGAATGTGTCTGAATTTTGTGTATTGAAGTGTTTGACATGCTGTAATTAACCACTGGATGTCACTCTTTCTTAACTTGGGTCTTGGTGGCTGCAGATGAGTGGTAATGCTGCTCAGGTATATTAATATTGTAAATATTCAGCTCAGACATCTTCAGAACTTTATTCCCTTCTGGAAGGTGATTAGCACCTGGCAGTTGTCCATTTACTAATTACTAATTAGCAAGCATGGCAGTTGTCCATTTACTAACCCTGAAGAATGATCATAAATTCTGTCAGGGAAGAACTAATAGAAAAATTGTTTGACATTTGCTTTAGAGTCCTACAAGTCTTACAGGGTCTGTCTAATGGTTAAGTGAAACTGAGCTTTCTGCAAGGCAGGACACAGAGCTAAAGTGCAGCAGAGAATTCAGTAGAGAAATCTGCACAAGCACAGCTCAGATGTACTGTGTAGGTTCAGCATTTCCCAGAGTCACACAGCTGATGCTCAGGTAAATCCTTGCTCATTCCAGAACAGACTCATTTCCTGGGGGCAGCTTGAGATTGGATGGTAATGGTTGTTGGAAAGATAAATTGTTCTGGCATCAAAGGCTTATGAGCCATCAATCATCTTCCAAAGGACAACAATGGACTTAACTGTGCACATGCAGAACAGTGACTGTTAAATGGGGTGTGACACATGGGGAAAAGGGCAGCTAGGAATCCTGCTTCTGGAACAGTCCACATCCTCTTCCTAAGAAGCTGTAAATAGTTCTGTGGAGGCTGAAGGACATATTACTGCAATGAGTACAGCATTTGGATATTATAAAATGTGAAAGGATAATTACACAAACTTGTAAATGAAACTTACTCAGCTGTGAAATTTCACATGGCTATGAAGTACTAAATAGTGATAGCTTAGCAATAAAGttgctttttcctccccttaTGCTTCCCTTCCCTTATTTTTCTAACAGActagaggaagaagaggagcagATAGCTaggaagagagaggagagaaggcTACAGTCTCTTCAGAGGTAAGTCTTGACAGCTTGATATATAGCTCTACACTTCCTGATGATGTAGGAGTATTCTGCCTTTCTAAGAAATACATGGAGTACTAAACAAAGAGGCATTGTGATGTTAGGCATGACAGTGTCAGGTTTACAAAACAGCTTTATTATGAGATTGGTGAACCTGATTAGGAGCTGTATTGCTGTAAATGAACAGAGAGCAAACAAGTTGATGCTCAGTGTGGCAGGTACTATGAGTGATCTGTGCATCATTGCAAGTGTTGGCAaacattatccaagaggagaaCAGATGcaaatttgtttttataaacATCTGAATTTGTGAGCTGAAAGTGTCAGACTTGAATGTACATGAAAGGGTAAGAAATAGGTGTCCAATTCAGGAAGTATGCTCACTCACAGTTTCTCAGATAAGTTATGTTGAATATTTGCAATGGAtcagaaaaaaaggggaattctCTACTTGTTAATCCCGTTATAACTAGTCACAGCACAGTAGGCCAAGTGCTAGTATGAATGTGCTGTTTCTCCTATAatacttttgtttctttctaaaGAGGAGGGATCCAGTGGGGAATATCAACAGTTTTTGTATGCCAAAACCACTTGCCTTGtggtgaaatgtacatctttaaTTATGCTGCTTTGTTCAGCTAAGACAGCACTTACCTGTGTTTGTTATAAAGCATAGACTTCTGACTTTGTGCATAAAGGGATGATTGTGTTCTGTAACCTTTCCACTGTGATTTGTGTATCAGCTTGGTACAGTTAATCTGTAGGAAGTCTGATGCATCTGGAGTGTAAGGTGTGCTGTGCACACACCAAGCAAGTAGTGCAACCTAGAGCTAATATCAGCTCCATTCTTGAATTTAGCTTAGGAGCAAAGATCACTGggagcaggctgctctgccagaaTGATTCCTGCAGCCTTATTTAGAGCAGCATTCCTATTTCCCAGCTTGTCTCAGGAGTGTGTCTGTGAAACAGAAACTGCTTTAATTGCAGGAGCttagcagcagccctggggtgttTCCATGTTCTGAACATGCACACCAATTGTGTGTGTGGCTGGGGGTCATGGGAAAACACGAGGACTAAGCCACTTGCAGCACCTAGAGCACCTCACCCTACCCACTGCCTGCTTCCTCTAAGACCTTTGGAGAATGAATTGCTACTGGCAGGCTGTAGAACAAATTAATATTCTCAACAACCCATTTTTTAcaagcagcctgcagaggaaaacaCTGCCTTGTCCTGTGTAGTTCTTCCTTTCTACTGTGAAGTTCTCACATAGTTTATGAAAATAGCTGAATAGATGTTCAGTTAAATATCAGATAAATGTTCAGATAAATATGGGAGGAAAATAGGCGCAGCATTGACCTTGTGTCTGtctggctttgtttttttcttgtcatcTTACATGTTGTTTGTCTTTTCTGTGGGATACAGCTACTTCAAATACAGCTTATATCAGCTGATGTATGGTTCATATCAGTTGGCAGTGGAAGGTGAAGAGGACTAGCCTGAGCTTCATTTCATGATTCCATTAGTGAATGGTAAAAACAAAGCTAGGAGGCCCAAGTTCTATAGTGttccatggaaatatttttttgtggaAGGTTTAAGATGATTTGCAGCACCTagtattttctgtctttcaggtACACTGTAAAAGTCTGCTTTTTAAGTTTAATACCTGTTTGCATTGAAATTCAGTTAATTATGGATACTTTAGTGTCTCTTTGGAAGATGCctgttaaaatgaaaagtaaagtTTGTTATGTTGGCTGTCTGCTTATTTACACAAGGCTGAAAGCAGCTGTCAGTTCAGTGAGAGGGTTGAAAATTACTGGTGATGGTTTGAGTTTGCACTTATAGTGAGGGGCATGAAGGATGTCTGAACAGGTATCTTATTGCATAGCTTTAGTCCTTTATTTGACTTCATAATCTCTAAcatgaaaaatcatttttaaGTATGGCATTGAGTAGCGAGTCTTTTTCTATACACTCAATTATTTACAGCTTCAAATACGTGGTATATTTTTAGGTTagatttatataatttataaataattatttattttagaagttTATAAACAAATGCTAAGCAATAAGATCTAGTGCCAAGTATAAATTGATAGAAGGAAGAACAAGGAGAGAGGCCAGGGAAAGAAAGGATGGCAGTTTATTTGTGAAGAACCAAGTATGGAAAATTATTATGTGAATTGTTAGTATTGGGAAAAATACTTCCTCAGCTTATAGCAGTGGGGACAGCTTGCATGGGAAGCCAAGACTTCAGCATGTATAAGATGGAGTAATAGCAGCAGTGTTAAGAAACAACAACTCGGAAGACTGAAGTGACTTGAGCTGATCATCATGTGAGATGTGGGTGGTACAGTAACTCTGGGTGGCTGATGCAGGGACTGCCTGTTCAGAGCTGTGTCTGGTTCCTCTGGGTTGATGTGTACCTAAGCCTTATTTACTGAGCAAGGATTTACTTGTGGGTGAAGTGATGCCTGTCAGTTTGAATGTTTCACTGATATTAATGGTTTTACCCTTCAAACTTAATTAGGtgtttggtggtttgttttgaATAGCCT is part of the Ammospiza nelsoni isolate bAmmNel1 chromosome 1, bAmmNel1.pri, whole genome shotgun sequence genome and encodes:
- the LOC132080167 gene encoding pituitary tumor-transforming gene 1 protein-interacting protein-like, which produces MEAVWRWPLWLQGLALLWGRAMAGLEQISTTVPPAPAQACSAFSLKSCEECLKNVSCLWCYTNSTCIDYPVRSIFPPSSLCSLSDARWGVCWINFEALLIAMAVVAGLILVSLTVCCCYCCYCRRRSRRRRLEEEEEQIARKREERRLQSLQRKHERKMKHDEIRKKYGLLQDSDNPYSRFENE